CGTTCGCCCGGTTCGAGTTCCCCGGCAAGAACCTGCTGTTCCTGGTGACGCTGGCGATCCTGATGGTCCCCTACGCCACCCTGCTCATCCCGCTCTACGTGCTGCTCAACGAGCTGGGGCTGCAGAACTCGCTGGTCGGCCTGGCGCTGGTGCTGACGATGTTCCAGCTGCCGTTCGCCACGTTCATGATGCGCGTCTCCTTCGAGTCGCTGCCCAAGGAGCTGGAGGAGGCCGCGTTCGTCGACGGCTGCGGCACCTTCGCGGCCCTGCGGCGCGTGCTGCTGCCCGCCGTCCGACCGGGGCTGGTCACGGTCGGCCTGTTCGCCTTCCTGGCGGCGTGGAACGACTTCATCACCCCGCTGGTGCTGATCAGCGACTCGGACAAGGTGCCGCTGCCCCTGGCGGTCGCCAACCTCCGCCAGCAGGTGATGGGCGTCATCGACTACGGCGCCACCGAGGCGGGCGTGGTCGTGCTGGCCGTGCCCTGCGTCCTGCTCTTCCTGGTCCTCCAGCGGCAGTACGTCCGCGGGTTCATGTCCGGCGCGTTCAAAGGCTGATGATGACTTCTGAGACCGTTGGCCTCGACGAGGCGCACAGGCACGACGCCGGGGCGCACGAGCCCCCGGCGCACGCCACCCCGACCGAGGGCCGCCCGGTTGTCCCGAGCCGCGCGCGGCTGCGACCGCTCGGCGCCCGGGACGTCCGGCTCACCGGCGGGCACTGGGGCGAGTTCCAGGAGCGCAACCGGCGGGCGGTCCTGCCGCACGTCGAGCACTGGGTCGAGCGGACCGGGTGGCTGGGCAACTTCGACGCCGCCCGCGCGGGCCGGCTGCCCGCGGACCGCCGCGGCCGGGAGTTCTCCGACAGCGAGGTCTACAAGCTGCTGGAGGCGATGGCCTGGGAGCTGGGCCGCGAGCCCGACCCGGGGCTGGCGGACCGGTTTCACTCGATCGTGGCCCGGGTCGCCGCCGCCCAGGAGCCCGACGGCTACCTCAACACGAAGTTCGGCAGACCCGGTCAGGGGCCGCGGTGGTCGGACCTGGAGATGGGCCACGAGCTGTACTGCGTCGGGCACCTGGTCCAGGCCGCGGTCGCCCGGGCCCGCACCGGCCACCCGGACGACCTGCTGGTGCGGGTCGCGCGCCGGGCCGCCGACCTGGTGTGCGCGGAGTTCGGGCCGGCCGGGCGGGCCACCGTCGACGGGCACCCGGAGGTCGAGTCCGCCCTGGTGGAGCTGTACCGGGTCACCGGCGAGCGGCGGTACCTGGAGCAGGCCCGGCTGTTCGTCGAGCGCCGCGGCCACCACGTGCTCGCCGAGGTCGAGTTCGGCCGCGAGTACTTCCAGGACGACGTCCCGGTCCGCGACGCGCACGTGTTCCGCGGCCACGCCGTGCGGGCGGTCTACCTGGCCGCGGGCCAGGTGGACCTGGCCGACGAGACCGGCGACGACGCGCTGCTGGCCGCGGTCGCCCGGCAGTGGCGGCGCACGGTGGCCGCGCGCACGTACCTCACCGGCGGCATGGGCGCGCGGCACCAGGACGAGGCGTTCGCCGAGGACTTCGCGCTGCCGCCGGACCGCGCCTACTCCGAGACGTGCGCGGGCATCGGCTCGGTGATGCTCGCCTGGCGGCTGCTGCTGGCCGAGGGCGACCCGGTGTACGCCGACCTCATCGAGCGGACGCTGTTCAACGTGGTCTCGACCTCGCCGTCCGCCGACGGGCGCGCGTTCTTCTACACCAACACCCTGCACCGCCGCGAGCCGGCCGCGGCGCCCGCCGCGGCCGAACCCAGCCCGCGCGCCTCGTCGTCGCTGCGGGCGCCGTGGTTCGAGGTGTCCTGCTGCCCGACCAACCTCGCCCGCACCCTCGCCTCGCTGGCCGCCTACGTGGCCACGTCGGACGACGAGGGCGTGCAGCTGCACCAGTACGCCGAGGGCGCCGTCGAGGCGCGGCTCCCCGGCGGCCGGGACGTCCGCCTGGTCGTGACCACGCGCTACCCGGCGGACGGCGAGGTCCGGGTGCGGGTCGACAGCGACGACGAGCGCCCCTGGACCCTGTCCCTGCGGGTGCCCGGCTGGGCGCGCGACGGGGCGGCGCTGACCGTCGGCGGGACGACCAGGCCGGTCGGTCCCGGCACGGTCGCCGAGCGGCGGACGTGGCGGCGCGGCGACGAGGTGGTGCTGAGCCT
This genomic window from Saccharothrix sp. HUAS TT1 contains:
- a CDS encoding carbohydrate ABC transporter permease; the encoded protein is MATTLDTRPVRPTRDGRGTALPGFVVRTPYYVLTGALALLFLFPMVWAAVASVAPQAGTAQTDGWGFANYGTLVDYQEGIWQYLLNSAIVSGLTVLFTLTTSLLGGFAFARFEFPGKNLLFLVTLAILMVPYATLLIPLYVLLNELGLQNSLVGLALVLTMFQLPFATFMMRVSFESLPKELEEAAFVDGCGTFAALRRVLLPAVRPGLVTVGLFAFLAAWNDFITPLVLISDSDKVPLPLAVANLRQQVMGVIDYGATEAGVVVLAVPCVLLFLVLQRQYVRGFMSGAFKG
- a CDS encoding glycoside hydrolase family 127 protein, translating into MMTSETVGLDEAHRHDAGAHEPPAHATPTEGRPVVPSRARLRPLGARDVRLTGGHWGEFQERNRRAVLPHVEHWVERTGWLGNFDAARAGRLPADRRGREFSDSEVYKLLEAMAWELGREPDPGLADRFHSIVARVAAAQEPDGYLNTKFGRPGQGPRWSDLEMGHELYCVGHLVQAAVARARTGHPDDLLVRVARRAADLVCAEFGPAGRATVDGHPEVESALVELYRVTGERRYLEQARLFVERRGHHVLAEVEFGREYFQDDVPVRDAHVFRGHAVRAVYLAAGQVDLADETGDDALLAAVARQWRRTVAARTYLTGGMGARHQDEAFAEDFALPPDRAYSETCAGIGSVMLAWRLLLAEGDPVYADLIERTLFNVVSTSPSADGRAFFYTNTLHRREPAAAPAAAEPSPRASSSLRAPWFEVSCCPTNLARTLASLAAYVATSDDEGVQLHQYAEGAVEARLPGGRDVRLVVTTRYPADGEVRVRVDSDDERPWTLSLRVPGWARDGAALTVGGTTRPVGPGTVAERRTWRRGDEVVLSLPMAPRFTHPDPRIDAVRGCVAVERGPLVLAVESVDVPGLDAVDRLRVDPAVPPRVVDGRVVVRCARVALPEPGWPYRHDPAPPGAREFEDVPLVPYHQWANRGPSTMRVWLPAV